A region of Thermovibrio ammonificans HB-1 DNA encodes the following proteins:
- the rpsU gene encoding 30S ribosomal protein S21 → MATVYVRDGEPFEKALKRFKKLCEREGILTEIKRREYYEKPSEKRKRKAMAARKRLIKALKKRGLLPPKGKKKKK, encoded by the coding sequence ATGGCTACAGTATACGTCCGCGACGGCGAGCCTTTTGAGAAGGCGCTTAAGAGGTTTAAGAAGCTCTGTGAAAGGGAAGGAATCCTCACGGAGATTAAAAGGAGGGAGTACTACGAGAAACCCTCCGAAAAGCGCAAGAGAAAGGCTATGGCCGCCAGGAAGAGGCTGATTAAGGCCCTCAAGAAGCGCGGACTTTTACCTCCCAAGGGTAAGAAGAAGAAAAAGTAA
- a CDS encoding ketopantoate reductase family protein gives MRFVIYGAGGVGSLYGGLLAKCGKEVVFIGRGEHLKAMKEKGLTVKSFKYGTFTVKESDKVKFVSSPEEAGKADVVLVCVKSYDTEKVAPHIPQMLKENSVVVSVQNGIENEEILAKFVGKERVLGATAFVGTYVERPGVVVHEAAGLLEIGELSGKPSERVERLVEELRSCGIEARASKDINYTLWKKLVWNVAFNPYSVITGATVGELLENPLTFEVLKKLMEECYKVAESYGVRLKPKIMENYLKSSPDLKNYKTSMLLDFEKGKPIEIEGITGALIRKAQAKGVEVPFNRCVYATVKFLDEKRRK, from the coding sequence GTGAGGTTCGTAATATACGGGGCGGGAGGCGTAGGCTCCCTCTACGGCGGATTACTCGCAAAGTGCGGAAAAGAGGTCGTTTTCATAGGCAGAGGCGAACACCTAAAGGCAATGAAGGAAAAGGGGCTCACCGTAAAGAGCTTCAAGTACGGCACCTTCACCGTTAAAGAGAGCGACAAAGTAAAGTTCGTATCGAGCCCCGAGGAGGCCGGAAAAGCCGATGTGGTTCTCGTCTGCGTTAAGTCCTACGACACCGAAAAGGTAGCTCCCCATATCCCCCAGATGCTCAAGGAGAACTCCGTTGTTGTTTCGGTCCAAAACGGCATAGAGAACGAGGAGATACTGGCAAAGTTCGTAGGAAAGGAGCGGGTGCTGGGGGCAACGGCCTTTGTAGGCACGTACGTTGAGCGGCCGGGAGTTGTTGTTCACGAGGCCGCCGGGCTGCTCGAGATAGGGGAGCTGAGCGGCAAGCCCTCTGAAAGGGTAGAGAGACTGGTAGAGGAGCTTCGCTCCTGCGGCATAGAGGCAAGGGCATCAAAGGACATCAACTACACCCTTTGGAAGAAACTGGTCTGGAACGTTGCCTTCAACCCCTACTCGGTAATAACCGGCGCAACGGTAGGGGAGCTCCTGGAGAACCCCCTCACTTTTGAAGTCCTTAAGAAGCTCATGGAGGAGTGTTACAAAGTAGCCGAAAGCTACGGAGTTAGGCTAAAACCGAAAATTATGGAGAACTACCTCAAGTCCTCCCCCGACCTGAAAAACTACAAAACGAGCATGCTCTTAGACTTTGAGAAGGGCAAACCAATAGAGATAGAGGGGATAACCGGAGCCCTCATCAGAAAGGCCCAAGCAAAGGGAGTAGAGGTTCCGTTCAACAGGTGCGTTTACGCCACGGTTAAGTTCTTAGACGAAAAGAGGAGAAAGTGA
- a CDS encoding GatB/YqeY domain-containing protein → MGLKERLKADMKEALKAKDKVKLSTIRMINSLIKNAEIEKRGELTDDEIVQLLMRYAKQRREAIEMYEKGGRPDLVEKEKAELAVVESYLPKQLSEEELVELVKQVIAEVGASSPKDMGKVMKAVMPKVKGRADGSLVNRIVKELLAGSGS, encoded by the coding sequence ATGGGGCTTAAAGAGAGGCTTAAGGCCGATATGAAGGAGGCCTTAAAGGCCAAGGATAAGGTGAAGCTCTCTACCATCAGGATGATTAACTCTCTCATTAAGAACGCCGAGATAGAGAAGAGGGGCGAGCTTACAGACGACGAGATAGTTCAGCTCCTTATGCGCTACGCCAAGCAGAGGCGTGAGGCCATAGAGATGTACGAAAAGGGCGGCAGGCCCGACCTTGTAGAGAAGGAGAAGGCCGAGCTTGCCGTTGTCGAGTCTTACCTTCCCAAGCAGCTTTCCGAGGAGGAGCTTGTAGAGCTTGTAAAGCAGGTTATAGCCGAAGTCGGCGCTTCCTCCCCTAAGGATATGGGCAAGGTGATGAAGGCGGTTATGCCTAAGGTAAAGGGGCGGGCCGACGGTTCCCTCGTTAACCGTATAGTTAAGGAGCTTCTTGCGGGAAGCGGCTCCTAA
- a CDS encoding APC family permease translates to MEAKKKIGFWEVYSIGVGGMIGGGIFAVLGLTILLAKGAAPVAFLFSGLIALLTSYSYAKLSVRYPSEGGTVEFLVRGFGNNLFSSYLNTLLLASYVIMLSLYSYAFGSYGSALLLGHEVTLVKKALIVGVVSFFAFINFLGAYVSGKAEDIMVFAKLGILLFFSALGFLTGDFSRLSPEHWESILKIMVGGLIIFLAYEGFELIANTARDVKDPEKTLPKAYYASVSTVILVYVVVSAVAVANLTYQQVVKYKDYALAVAAEPFLGKLGFFLIGIAALLSTASAINATLYGSARVSYLVAKLGALPKSFSKKVWKEGTEGLLILTILTILFATTFNLENISVAGSFGFLAIFAAVNFTNFKLYRFTNSNRWISFIAFILCIVSGAVLLSYNLKTNPEALKSVTVVLVGTFIFELIYTTVKGRRLKEYIDWRLKEGEEFIKNHEKFLSRFVKLLKKLDSSAEVELDGNIKEGKEKAGFLTIKVLSSKPEEVKKHLKELLKKAGAKEHHPVVVKVEGR, encoded by the coding sequence ATGGAGGCCAAAAAGAAGATAGGTTTCTGGGAGGTCTACTCCATAGGAGTGGGCGGAATGATAGGCGGAGGTATCTTCGCCGTTCTCGGCTTAACGATTCTCCTTGCAAAGGGGGCCGCACCGGTAGCATTCCTCTTCTCCGGCCTGATAGCCCTGCTCACCTCTTACTCCTACGCGAAGCTCTCAGTAAGGTACCCCAGCGAGGGTGGCACCGTAGAGTTCCTCGTTAGGGGATTCGGGAACAACCTATTCTCCTCTTACCTGAACACGCTGCTCCTTGCGAGCTACGTAATAATGCTCTCCCTCTACTCTTACGCCTTCGGCAGCTACGGCTCCGCCCTGCTGCTGGGCCACGAGGTAACGCTCGTTAAAAAGGCGCTGATAGTTGGAGTGGTTTCGTTTTTCGCCTTCATAAACTTCCTGGGAGCCTACGTGAGCGGTAAAGCCGAAGACATTATGGTGTTTGCAAAGCTCGGAATACTACTGTTCTTCTCGGCACTGGGTTTCCTCACAGGGGACTTCTCCAGGCTCTCTCCAGAGCACTGGGAGAGCATTTTGAAAATCATGGTGGGGGGCCTCATAATATTTCTGGCCTACGAGGGGTTTGAGCTCATAGCCAACACCGCCCGGGACGTAAAAGACCCGGAGAAGACCCTACCCAAGGCTTACTACGCAAGCGTTTCAACGGTTATACTCGTTTACGTTGTGGTTTCCGCCGTGGCGGTGGCAAACCTCACCTACCAGCAGGTTGTAAAGTACAAAGACTACGCCCTGGCCGTGGCCGCAGAGCCGTTTTTGGGGAAGCTCGGATTTTTCCTCATAGGAATTGCCGCACTCCTCTCAACGGCGTCGGCAATAAACGCAACCCTCTACGGCAGCGCAAGGGTGAGCTACCTCGTTGCCAAGCTGGGGGCCCTCCCAAAATCCTTCAGCAAAAAAGTGTGGAAGGAGGGAACGGAGGGGCTGCTCATTCTGACAATTCTCACCATTTTATTTGCAACAACGTTTAACCTTGAGAACATATCGGTTGCGGGGAGCTTCGGCTTCCTCGCAATATTTGCAGCTGTAAACTTCACGAACTTTAAGCTCTACAGGTTTACAAATTCAAACAGGTGGATATCGTTCATCGCCTTTATCCTGTGCATCGTTTCGGGGGCGGTGCTTTTAAGCTACAACCTAAAGACGAACCCAGAAGCCCTGAAGTCGGTTACGGTTGTGCTCGTTGGTACGTTCATATTCGAGCTCATCTACACAACGGTTAAGGGCAGAAGGCTTAAAGAGTATATAGACTGGCGGCTGAAGGAGGGAGAGGAGTTCATAAAAAACCACGAGAAGTTCCTGAGCAGGTTCGTAAAGCTCCTTAAGAAGCTCGACAGCTCGGCAGAAGTTGAGCTGGACGGGAACATAAAGGAGGGCAAAGAGAAGGCCGGCTTCTTAACGATAAAAGTGCTCTCTTCCAAACCTGAAGAGGTTAAAAAGCATCTCAAGGAGCTCCTGAAGAAAGCCGGAGCGAAGGAACACCACCCGGTTGTAGTGAAGGTGGAGGGAAGATGA
- a CDS encoding aspartate aminotransferase family protein, with protein METFEKTEKFVMRTYNRYPVSFVRGEGCWLYDESGKKYLDMLAGIAVCNLGHCHPRVSEAICEQAKTLIHTSNLFHIGPQAELARLLCENSFGEKVFFCNSGAEANEGAIKLARRYGTELNPEKYEIVAFKNSFHGRTVASVSVTGQGKYSQGFGPMLEGVKFAEFNNLESVEEVVSERTAAIIVEPVQGEGGVVPAEPDFLKGLREIADRVNALLIFDEVQTGIGRTGRLFAYQHYGVEPDVMTLAKALGNGVPIGAVVAKGRAAGVLKPGLHASTFGGNFLSTRAGVEVLKVMTAPGFFDRVNAVAAYLRKGLESIVEEFPGRFEAVRGLGMMLGLVCRFECGELVGKLLEAGVIVNCTAGRVLRFLPPLVITEEEVDYGLSVLREVLRGYGGR; from the coding sequence ATGGAGACCTTTGAGAAAACCGAGAAGTTCGTAATGAGGACCTACAACCGCTACCCGGTTTCTTTCGTTAGGGGAGAAGGGTGCTGGCTCTACGATGAAAGCGGAAAAAAGTACCTTGACATGCTTGCGGGTATTGCCGTTTGCAACTTGGGCCACTGCCACCCGAGGGTTTCTGAAGCCATTTGTGAGCAGGCAAAAACCCTAATCCACACCTCGAACCTCTTCCACATAGGGCCCCAGGCGGAGCTGGCCAGGCTCCTCTGCGAGAACTCCTTCGGCGAGAAGGTCTTTTTCTGTAACAGCGGGGCCGAGGCGAACGAGGGGGCTATAAAGCTGGCAAGGCGCTACGGAACCGAGTTAAATCCGGAAAAGTACGAGATAGTTGCCTTTAAAAACTCCTTCCACGGCCGGACGGTGGCTTCCGTATCGGTTACCGGCCAGGGCAAGTACAGTCAGGGCTTCGGCCCCATGCTGGAGGGGGTTAAGTTCGCCGAGTTCAACAACCTTGAGTCGGTAGAGGAGGTGGTTTCGGAGAGGACCGCCGCCATAATTGTGGAGCCCGTTCAGGGTGAAGGGGGCGTTGTTCCCGCCGAGCCCGACTTCCTTAAGGGGCTCAGGGAAATTGCCGATAGGGTAAACGCCCTCCTGATATTCGACGAAGTCCAAACCGGTATAGGTAGAACGGGCAGACTCTTTGCCTACCAGCACTACGGGGTTGAGCCCGACGTTATGACGCTCGCCAAGGCCTTGGGTAACGGCGTTCCCATAGGGGCGGTTGTTGCAAAGGGAAGGGCGGCCGGTGTTTTAAAGCCGGGCCTTCATGCCTCTACCTTCGGCGGCAACTTCCTCTCTACGAGGGCCGGGGTGGAGGTGTTGAAGGTTATGACTGCTCCCGGGTTTTTCGATAGGGTGAACGCGGTTGCCGCCTACCTGAGGAAGGGGCTGGAGAGTATTGTTGAGGAGTTCCCCGGGCGTTTTGAGGCCGTTAGGGGACTGGGTATGATGTTGGGGCTTGTGTGCCGTTTTGAGTGCGGGGAGCTTGTGGGCAAGCTCCTTGAGGCCGGTGTTATAGTTAACTGCACCGCCGGCAGGGTTTTAAGATTCCTACCGCCCCTTGTGATAACCGAGGAAGAGGTGGACTACGGCCTCTCGGTTCTGAGAGAGGTGCTGAGGGGTTATGGAGGCAGGTAG
- a CDS encoding AAA family ATPase, producing the protein MAFKFLTLASDIISAEISKELVGQDEGVKKVVTAICENLESYLSGNSRKTAKNNILLVGPTGSGKTELARRISELLDLPFVRVNITDYTLTGYKGRDPQSIVLEDFDRVLQKGAYRAAEVLEEKRRKYCGAVYLLKNLKEELLKRGKGRDSLLFYLKVTAELFASMLFFEKDRVVEFLLSKYSFKNPKHRDRLKSLLEQLARKFEGMKKLTPLLDGCSGKVEKRQFSHKPFGIVFIDEIDKILIQESENSFYTWLQNFLLTMVEGTVVTGETEREVKTMDTSHLTFIFAGAFSQTSPDDFFPEFRGRLNVTVKFNELGLEELEQIARLKDFAGFMGDLFVKVEPDAYKAVAEEAFRLNRDCYLGARRVDEVISKVNAALSRELALGRLSLPVVVDYSYVKWACSLKFEGRSEAAFVELPVTGKEELLAKELEECLDKELDGEFDIVERAVFKSLHASEVLGKIERQIREELEENMALSIGLFNYYLEAVRVFKGSRSEGLVRLANLLLEFGPWNLEPDFAQYFLEEVERAAVKDRIPDEVIKALESLRENDDLDDRLMLL; encoded by the coding sequence ATGGCTTTTAAATTCCTGACTTTAGCTTCAGACATTATATCTGCCGAGATTTCAAAAGAGCTTGTGGGCCAAGATGAAGGAGTCAAGAAAGTTGTTACGGCCATATGCGAGAACCTGGAGAGTTACCTCTCTGGCAACTCCCGAAAAACGGCCAAGAACAACATCCTCCTGGTGGGGCCTACAGGCAGCGGTAAAACTGAGCTGGCAAGGAGAATCTCCGAGCTCCTTGACCTCCCCTTCGTTAGAGTCAACATTACCGATTACACCTTAACCGGGTACAAGGGTAGGGACCCTCAGAGTATAGTCTTAGAAGACTTTGACCGGGTTCTCCAAAAAGGTGCCTATCGAGCAGCGGAGGTTTTGGAGGAGAAGCGGCGGAAGTACTGCGGTGCTGTTTACCTGCTTAAAAACTTAAAGGAAGAGCTCCTTAAAAGGGGTAAAGGGAGAGACTCCCTCCTCTTTTACCTAAAGGTGACTGCTGAGCTCTTTGCCTCTATGCTCTTTTTCGAAAAGGACCGCGTTGTTGAGTTCCTCTTGTCGAAGTACAGTTTTAAAAACCCCAAGCACAGGGATAGGCTTAAATCGCTTCTTGAGCAGCTTGCCCGTAAATTCGAGGGCATGAAGAAACTTACACCCCTTTTAGATGGGTGTTCCGGCAAGGTTGAGAAAAGGCAGTTCTCCCATAAACCTTTCGGGATAGTTTTCATAGACGAGATAGACAAAATCCTCATACAGGAATCTGAAAACAGCTTCTACACCTGGCTTCAGAACTTCCTGCTTACAATGGTTGAAGGGACGGTTGTAACCGGTGAAACGGAAAGAGAGGTTAAGACTATGGACACCTCCCACCTGACCTTCATTTTTGCGGGGGCCTTCTCCCAGACCTCTCCCGACGACTTTTTCCCCGAATTTAGAGGAAGGTTGAACGTTACCGTTAAGTTCAACGAGTTGGGGCTTGAAGAGCTTGAGCAGATAGCCCGTTTAAAGGACTTTGCCGGCTTTATGGGGGACCTTTTCGTTAAAGTTGAGCCTGATGCTTACAAGGCCGTTGCCGAAGAGGCCTTCCGCTTAAATAGAGACTGTTACCTTGGGGCAAGAAGAGTTGATGAGGTTATAAGTAAGGTAAATGCCGCTTTGAGCCGCGAGCTCGCCTTGGGCCGTTTAAGCCTACCGGTGGTGGTGGACTACAGCTACGTAAAGTGGGCCTGTAGCCTGAAGTTTGAGGGAAGGAGCGAGGCTGCTTTTGTGGAGCTTCCGGTAACCGGAAAGGAGGAACTACTGGCCAAAGAGCTGGAAGAGTGTTTAGACAAGGAGCTGGATGGGGAGTTTGATATTGTTGAGAGGGCCGTTTTTAAGTCTCTTCACGCTTCTGAAGTTCTTGGAAAGATTGAGAGACAAATCAGGGAGGAACTTGAAGAGAATATGGCTCTGAGCATCGGGCTTTTCAACTACTACCTGGAAGCCGTGCGGGTTTTCAAGGGGAGCAGGTCTGAAGGGTTGGTTCGTTTGGCGAACCTGCTTTTGGAGTTCGGCCCCTGGAACTTGGAGCCCGACTTTGCCCAGTATTTCCTTGAGGAGGTAGAGAGGGCCGCGGTTAAAGACAGGATTCCCGACGAAGTTATAAAGGCACTGGAGAGCTTACGTGAAAACGACGACCTGGACGATAGGTTGATGCTGCTTTAA
- the hemB gene encoding porphobilinogen synthase, whose amino-acid sequence MLTGRFPQLRLRRLRKNENVRRMVRETVLTPNDFIYPIFVVDGENKKEEIPSMPGQFRYSVDRLPEMVEEVEKAGIPAVILFGIPSHKDELGTDSYSEEGIIQRALRKIKGEGSKLYLITDVCFCEYTSHGHCGYLECHGEVCDVDNDRTLELLKKQVVSHAQAGADMVAPSGMMDGMIAAIREALDAAGFTDIPIMSYAAKYASAYYGPFRDAAESTPAFGDRRSYQMDPANFNEALREVALDIQEGADIVMVKPALAYLDVIRAVKETFKYPTAAYNVSGEYSMVKAAALKGWIDEKRVVLETLTSMKRAGADLILTYHALEAARWLNE is encoded by the coding sequence ATGTTAACCGGGAGGTTCCCCCAGCTGAGACTCAGGCGTTTGAGGAAAAACGAAAACGTAAGGCGTATGGTCAGGGAGACCGTTCTCACCCCCAACGACTTTATATACCCGATATTCGTTGTAGACGGTGAGAATAAGAAAGAGGAGATTCCCTCTATGCCCGGCCAGTTCCGCTACTCTGTGGACAGGCTTCCCGAAATGGTTGAGGAGGTTGAGAAGGCGGGTATTCCGGCGGTAATCCTCTTTGGAATTCCCTCCCACAAGGACGAGCTCGGAACGGACTCCTACTCCGAGGAGGGCATAATCCAGAGGGCTCTGAGAAAAATAAAGGGGGAGGGTTCGAAGCTCTACCTTATTACCGACGTCTGCTTCTGTGAGTACACAAGCCACGGCCACTGCGGCTACCTTGAGTGCCACGGAGAGGTGTGTGACGTTGATAACGACAGAACCCTCGAGCTCCTGAAGAAGCAGGTGGTTTCCCACGCCCAGGCCGGGGCCGATATGGTGGCCCCCTCGGGAATGATGGACGGTATGATTGCGGCAATCAGGGAAGCCCTCGATGCTGCAGGCTTTACAGACATTCCGATTATGTCTTACGCCGCCAAGTACGCCTCTGCATACTACGGACCCTTCAGGGATGCCGCAGAGTCCACCCCCGCTTTCGGCGACAGGCGCTCCTACCAGATGGACCCTGCAAACTTCAACGAGGCCCTGAGAGAGGTGGCCCTCGACATTCAAGAGGGTGCCGACATAGTTATGGTAAAGCCCGCCCTTGCCTACCTTGACGTTATCAGGGCCGTTAAGGAGACCTTTAAGTACCCGACTGCCGCCTACAACGTTAGCGGCGAGTACTCTATGGTGAAGGCTGCGGCCCTTAAGGGCTGGATAGACGAAAAGCGGGTAGTGCTCGAAACCCTTACCTCTATGAAGAGGGCGGGAGCCGACCTGATTCTCACCTACCACGCCCTTGAGGCGGCGAGGTGGTTAAACGAATAG
- a CDS encoding endonuclease MutS2 codes for MSVLELLEFDKLLERAAAYAKSEEGRKRVLELKPSTRSEEVKENLSQTELFCKLMGEKSLPVEFFPNLSETLRRLRIEGAVLSQEELHSLLKALNLASRLSRFFGSLEGERFRPFESYARRLSVPAELLKRFNKVFDDYGAVQDSASPTLRSVRRSIRSVSAKIREKLHSIVNRHDDVCPDRVVTERDGRYVILAKPAFKSRFHGVVHDRSSSGQTLYVEPMAVVELNNRLRELRSLEEKEVKRILAELSDLAREHYESVARAYNALVEVDFRQALASLSLALNGTLPEFGSSFKLKDARHPLLALSGKEVVPVDILLERGLVITGPNTGGKTVALKTLGLISMMAQSGFLVPAGEGSTLRFVRKWFADLGDEQSIEQSLSTFSGHIKRVAQILKEADEHSLVLLDELGSGTDPVEGSALAVAILNYLKEKRALTVVTTHFSPVKLFAYKDDYFQVASVLFDEESLKPLYKLIYGVIGKSYALVVAERFGVPKEVIRSALSLLGAEEQMAQELISALEKEFKRLQSQREEVERLKEELNRQRRLLREREEKLRKEFEERLNASIAELQSQLEKSLKEKNASKAREDFKKLVVSIKNRNALEPELAPSREPKPGDTVKVEPGGRKGKVVSVDAGRKRAKVQIGAVTVEVKLGQLRVVEEEVKRERPEVVVNAPKPSRFFPELKLLGMRGEEALRAVEKFLDEANLVGVKRVRIVHGYGEGILKRLVRDYLANSPYVKSFRPGKPEEGGDGATVVELY; via the coding sequence ATGTCCGTTTTGGAGCTTCTCGAGTTTGACAAGCTCCTGGAGAGAGCTGCCGCTTACGCAAAGAGCGAAGAGGGAAGGAAGAGGGTCCTCGAGCTTAAACCCTCTACAAGGTCCGAGGAGGTTAAAGAGAACCTCTCCCAAACGGAGCTCTTCTGTAAGCTGATGGGGGAGAAGAGCCTCCCCGTTGAGTTTTTTCCGAACCTGTCGGAAACCCTTAGGCGGCTCCGGATAGAAGGGGCTGTTCTCTCTCAGGAGGAGCTCCACTCCCTTTTAAAGGCTCTCAACCTTGCCAGCAGGCTCAGCCGCTTTTTCGGCTCCCTTGAGGGAGAGCGCTTTAGACCTTTTGAGAGTTACGCCAGGAGGCTCTCCGTTCCGGCAGAGCTCCTGAAGCGCTTTAACAAGGTCTTCGACGACTACGGAGCCGTTCAGGATTCTGCTTCTCCCACTTTAAGGTCCGTGAGGCGCTCCATCCGCTCGGTTTCTGCAAAGATAAGGGAGAAGCTCCACTCCATAGTGAACCGCCACGACGATGTCTGCCCCGATAGGGTGGTTACGGAAAGGGACGGCCGGTACGTGATACTTGCCAAGCCCGCCTTCAAGAGCCGTTTCCACGGCGTTGTTCACGACCGTTCCTCCAGCGGCCAGACCCTTTACGTTGAGCCTATGGCTGTTGTTGAACTTAACAACCGGCTCAGGGAGCTGCGCTCCCTTGAGGAGAAAGAGGTAAAGCGGATTCTCGCAGAGCTTTCAGACCTTGCACGGGAGCACTACGAGAGCGTGGCGAGGGCCTACAACGCCCTTGTAGAGGTGGACTTCCGTCAGGCCCTTGCCTCTTTGAGCCTTGCCCTTAACGGAACCCTCCCGGAGTTTGGCTCTTCGTTTAAGCTCAAGGACGCCCGCCACCCCCTCCTTGCCCTTTCGGGTAAAGAGGTTGTCCCCGTGGATATCCTCCTTGAGAGGGGACTGGTTATCACCGGCCCCAACACCGGCGGTAAAACCGTTGCCCTGAAAACTTTGGGGCTGATATCTATGATGGCTCAGTCGGGTTTCCTTGTTCCTGCCGGCGAGGGCAGCACCCTCCGTTTTGTTAGGAAGTGGTTTGCCGACCTGGGAGACGAGCAGAGCATAGAGCAGTCTCTATCTACCTTTAGTGGCCACATAAAGAGGGTGGCTCAGATACTCAAGGAAGCCGACGAGCACTCCCTCGTTCTCCTCGACGAGCTCGGTTCCGGCACCGACCCCGTTGAGGGTTCTGCCCTTGCGGTTGCGATACTCAACTACCTGAAGGAGAAGAGGGCTTTAACCGTTGTTACAACCCACTTTTCGCCGGTGAAGCTCTTTGCCTACAAAGACGACTACTTCCAGGTGGCCTCTGTTCTCTTCGACGAGGAGAGCCTGAAACCCCTCTATAAGCTCATCTACGGTGTTATAGGAAAGAGCTACGCTCTTGTTGTTGCAGAGCGCTTTGGAGTGCCGAAGGAGGTTATCCGCTCTGCCCTCTCTCTCCTTGGAGCCGAGGAGCAGATGGCCCAGGAGCTGATTTCGGCATTAGAGAAGGAGTTTAAACGCCTCCAGAGCCAGCGGGAGGAGGTGGAGCGCCTTAAGGAGGAGCTGAACCGTCAGAGGCGGCTCCTTCGGGAGAGGGAGGAGAAGCTCAGGAAGGAGTTTGAAGAGAGGCTGAACGCCTCGATTGCAGAGCTTCAGTCCCAGCTTGAAAAGTCCCTTAAGGAGAAAAACGCCTCTAAAGCCAGAGAAGACTTTAAGAAGCTGGTTGTTTCCATAAAGAACAGGAACGCCCTTGAGCCCGAGCTTGCCCCCTCCAGGGAGCCTAAGCCGGGCGATACCGTTAAGGTTGAGCCCGGAGGCAGGAAGGGGAAAGTGGTTTCCGTAGATGCCGGCAGGAAGCGAGCCAAGGTCCAGATAGGGGCCGTTACCGTTGAGGTGAAGCTCGGCCAGCTGAGGGTTGTTGAAGAAGAGGTTAAGAGAGAGCGGCCCGAAGTAGTTGTTAACGCTCCTAAGCCTTCTCGCTTTTTCCCGGAGCTGAAGCTCCTGGGTATGAGGGGCGAAGAGGCCCTTAGGGCCGTAGAGAAGTTCCTCGACGAGGCCAATTTGGTTGGGGTTAAGCGGGTTCGCATAGTCCACGGCTACGGAGAGGGAATACTGAAGCGGCTCGTGAGAGACTACCTCGCAAACTCCCCTTACGTTAAGAGCTTCCGTCCCGGAAAGCCCGAAGAGGGCGGTGACGGCGCCACTGTTGTTGAGCTTTACTGA
- a CDS encoding MBL fold metallo-hydrolase: protein MGLLVSELKGAAVDYSKPVPLFKEEGHEVYWVGSYEEYIFRCNAYLIVSGDKRVLLDPGGIQHFEQVKARVSQLIEPSEVTHIVAHHQDPDVIGSLPLWLKLNPNVTVVTTPRTQVLIPYYGFDRSKVNWLDVSPLDDTMLELEEGALVFLSAPFLHFPDAFVTYDSRSKILFTGDIFAAIQQRWELVVSDFEEHKNELTYFHVYYMASNKALRHFVEKVRPFPVDAIAPQHGSIIPKEFVGEALDFLEELKCGIDLLEEESPARALIGRILKNR from the coding sequence ATGGGCCTTCTCGTCAGTGAGCTTAAAGGGGCGGCTGTAGATTACAGTAAACCGGTTCCCCTCTTTAAGGAGGAGGGACACGAGGTATACTGGGTCGGGAGCTACGAGGAGTATATCTTCAGGTGTAACGCCTACCTTATAGTCTCCGGAGATAAGAGGGTTTTACTCGACCCGGGGGGAATCCAGCACTTTGAACAGGTAAAGGCCAGGGTTTCTCAGCTGATAGAGCCTTCAGAGGTCACCCATATCGTTGCCCACCACCAAGACCCAGACGTTATAGGCTCCCTTCCCCTGTGGCTGAAGTTGAACCCCAATGTAACCGTGGTTACAACCCCGAGAACTCAGGTACTCATACCCTACTACGGCTTCGACCGCTCTAAGGTTAACTGGCTCGACGTCAGTCCCCTCGACGACACTATGCTCGAGCTCGAAGAGGGGGCATTGGTCTTCCTCAGTGCTCCTTTTCTGCACTTCCCCGACGCTTTTGTGACTTACGACAGCCGCTCCAAGATACTCTTCACCGGCGATATATTCGCCGCCATTCAGCAGAGGTGGGAGCTGGTTGTTTCGGACTTTGAAGAGCATAAGAACGAGCTCACCTACTTCCACGTTTACTACATGGCCTCCAATAAGGCCTTAAGGCACTTTGTTGAGAAGGTGCGCCCCTTCCCCGTAGACGCCATAGCCCCGCAACACGGCTCCATAATACCGAAGGAGTTTGTGGGAGAGGCCCTCGACTTTTTGGAGGAGCTTAAGTGCGGCATAGACCTGCTTGAGGAGGAATCTCCGGCGAGGGCTTTGATAGGCAGGATACTGAAAAACAGGTAG
- a CDS encoding thioredoxin family protein has translation MRLLFFSSARCSVCEPLKEKVKAAAEEFGVEFKELPLEQFPQEAAQRLIFSAPTVVAEEEGRELRRWSGVFSVESVREFLRRYKS, from the coding sequence ATGAGGCTGCTCTTTTTCTCGTCGGCAAGGTGTTCGGTGTGTGAGCCCCTTAAAGAGAAGGTAAAAGCGGCGGCAGAGGAGTTCGGAGTAGAGTTTAAAGAGCTTCCCCTCGAGCAGTTCCCCCAGGAGGCCGCCCAGAGGCTCATCTTCAGCGCCCCCACGGTGGTTGCAGAAGAGGAGGGAAGGGAGTTAAGGCGGTGGTCGGGGGTCTTTTCGGTAGAGTCGGTCAGAGAGTTCCTTCGGCGCTACAAGAGCTGA